Proteins encoded within one genomic window of Desulfatiglans sp.:
- a CDS encoding protein kinase, with protein sequence MSEDIVHIDPRRPEEKSEKRLITGDKFQEGGMSLLMDATDTNLMRRIVMKIMRDEKIKDEYELSRMVVEAQITAQLDHPNIIPIYELGIDKKERLFFTMKKVRGKVLYELINEKDLSQRTDRDILRLVQIMIKVCDAVSYAHSKGVIHRDIKPDNIMVGSFGQVYLMDWGIARVKGGKISVIEQMNLPEIKKRKQFSMRVEVQGNIFGTPCYMSPEQARGDLDSVDERSDVFSIGATLYEILTGLRPIPGDSLRDMVINARICEIQPPDEKVDFPLPLGLIRITMKAMSKNPSDRYQSVEELKDELENFLEGSERFPGHTYRPGALIVREGDIGHEAYIIRSGECRAFKTINGEKVELRIMKAGDVFGETAILTEKPRSASVEAVDNVTVAVIKSQYFKEELDTGSWLGPFIRTLAERFREADQRLNP encoded by the coding sequence ATGTCCGAAGATATTGTTCACATAGACCCGAGAAGGCCGGAAGAAAAGAGTGAAAAACGGCTTATAACGGGCGATAAATTCCAGGAGGGGGGGATGTCCCTCCTGATGGATGCCACAGATACAAACCTCATGCGCCGGATAGTCATGAAGATCATGCGGGATGAAAAAATTAAAGACGAGTATGAGCTGAGCCGCATGGTGGTTGAGGCACAAATTACCGCACAACTGGATCACCCCAATATCATCCCCATATATGAGCTCGGGATAGACAAAAAAGAGAGGCTCTTTTTCACTATGAAAAAGGTACGCGGTAAGGTGCTCTATGAACTTATCAATGAAAAGGATCTTTCACAGAGAACAGACAGGGATATATTACGTCTGGTACAGATAATGATCAAGGTATGCGATGCGGTATCCTATGCCCACAGCAAGGGCGTAATACACCGTGACATCAAGCCTGACAATATAATGGTAGGGAGTTTTGGTCAGGTTTACCTCATGGACTGGGGCATTGCCCGTGTCAAAGGAGGTAAAATATCAGTAATAGAACAGATGAACCTGCCGGAGATAAAAAAACGCAAACAGTTCAGCATGCGGGTAGAGGTGCAGGGGAATATATTCGGTACCCCGTGCTATATGTCGCCAGAACAGGCAAGAGGAGATCTTGATAGTGTTGATGAGCGGAGTGATGTCTTTTCAATAGGCGCAACCCTGTATGAGATTCTTACCGGATTACGCCCCATACCCGGAGATTCACTCAGGGATATGGTTATAAATGCAAGGATTTGCGAGATCCAGCCGCCTGACGAAAAGGTGGATTTCCCTCTGCCATTGGGTCTTATTAGAATAACCATGAAGGCCATGAGTAAAAATCCCTCGGATCGTTATCAGTCAGTTGAAGAACTAAAGGATGAGCTGGAAAATTTCCTAGAGGGAAGCGAGCGGTTTCCCGGCCACACATACAGGCCGGGCGCCCTTATTGTACGCGAAGGTGATATTGGACATGAGGCATATATCATAAGATCCGGCGAATGCCGCGCCTTCAAGACCATTAACGGCGAAAAGGTTGAACTCCGCATCATGAAAGCAGGTGATGTGTTTGGTGAAACGGCCATACTGACAGAAAAGCCCAGGTCAGCAAGCGTTGAGGCAGTTGACAACGTGACCGTTGCGGTGATTAAAAGCCAGTACTTCAAGGAGGAGCTGGATACAGGCTCATGGCTTGGCCCATTTATACGCACCCTGGCAGAACGTTTCAGGGAGGCAGACCAGAGGCTGAACCCCTGA